The Spirochaetales bacterium genome includes a region encoding these proteins:
- a CDS encoding TIGR02206 family membrane protein has product MPDYFSAFFYNNTFKAFSLSHVAALIVIVIVNIMMVVILKKLDNPKVNKIFCYTVSIVIIVQEIGRSVWYAAYGIFSCADSLPLHLCGFAIILMPFMLIMKNKTVFELLYFWGLAGATQALLTPDLTYDFPHWVYFRFFFAHGLIILGCIYMVFVEKYRPAWKSILKTFIVTNILMLLIAPLNWATGGNYFFMCHKPETGSLLDFLGPWPWYLLSLQGVGLLIFVIYYMPFFIKDLIEGKRRKRTA; this is encoded by the coding sequence ATGCCCGATTATTTTTCTGCATTTTTCTACAATAATACCTTCAAAGCCTTTTCCCTTTCCCACGTTGCGGCCCTTATCGTTATCGTCATCGTGAATATTATGATGGTCGTGATTTTGAAAAAACTCGACAATCCGAAAGTGAACAAGATATTCTGTTATACCGTTTCGATTGTCATCATCGTCCAGGAAATCGGACGATCGGTGTGGTATGCGGCTTACGGCATTTTTTCGTGCGCCGATTCCCTTCCCCTCCATCTTTGCGGTTTTGCCATTATTCTTATGCCTTTCATGCTTATCATGAAAAACAAAACCGTCTTCGAACTCCTCTACTTCTGGGGGCTGGCCGGGGCGACACAGGCGCTTCTGACCCCGGACCTTACCTATGACTTCCCCCATTGGGTTTATTTCAGGTTTTTCTTCGCCCACGGGCTTATTATTCTGGGCTGCATCTACATGGTCTTTGTCGAAAAGTACCGGCCCGCCTGGAAATCGATTCTGAAAACGTTCATCGTCACCAATATCCTTATGCTTCTGATCGCCCCGCTGAATTGGGCGACGGGAGGCAATTATTTCTTTATGTGCCATAAACCGGAAACGGGAAGCCTCCTTGATTTTCTGGGACCATGGCCGTGGTATCTTCTCTCCCTTCAGGGAGTGGGGTTGTTGATTTTCGTCATCTACTATATGCCTTTTTTCATAAAGGATTTGATCGAAGGAAAGAGGAGAAAAAGAACCGCATGA
- the tmk gene encoding dTMP kinase, translating to MKVNQDIIENFIVIEGLDGSGTTTQLDFFCAALERAGIPHTRSFEPTKGPVGGLIRSILKNKISVDALTMAFLFAADRNEHLKEPASGILSDCGNGRVVVSDRYLFSSLAYQSVLCDFDAVYTLNRLFPLPSHLFFLDVPIEVCMDRVGGRAEKEIYETAAFQEKVLEGYEKTFGVYAASGMAIHRIDGSLAPEVVFQKIWDIAGEWPIIKR from the coding sequence TTGAAGGTTAATCAGGATATTATTGAAAACTTTATCGTTATTGAAGGGCTCGACGGTTCGGGGACGACAACCCAGCTTGATTTCTTCTGCGCGGCGCTTGAAAGGGCGGGTATCCCGCATACCCGTTCGTTCGAGCCCACAAAGGGACCCGTCGGGGGATTAATACGGTCCATCCTTAAAAACAAGATCTCCGTCGACGCTTTGACCATGGCCTTTCTCTTTGCCGCCGACAGGAACGAACATCTCAAGGAGCCCGCCTCAGGTATTCTCTCCGATTGCGGAAACGGAAGAGTCGTTGTCAGCGACCGGTATCTCTTTTCTTCACTCGCCTACCAGTCCGTCCTCTGTGACTTTGATGCCGTGTACACCCTGAACCGGCTGTTCCCCCTTCCTTCGCACCTCTTCTTTCTCGATGTTCCTATCGAAGTCTGTATGGATCGCGTCGGAGGGAGAGCGGAGAAGGAAATTTATGAAACCGCTGCCTTTCAGGAAAAGGTACTTGAGGGTTACGAGAAAACATTCGGGGTGTATGCCGCCTCGGGAATGGCGATTCACCGGATAGACGGGTCACTTGCCCCGGAGGTGGTCTTTCAAAAAATATGGGATATTGCTGGGGAATGGCCGATAATCAAGAGGTGA
- a CDS encoding DUF1232 domain-containing protein, whose protein sequence is MGKKAVKKHHKQSRALLKKELEKKERKAEKLLCSAEGFEKMLVKTDLKITKTVRFLHDVIDDLRLFFELVRDVVRNHYTDIPIGSVIIVAGALLYFLAPLDVVPDFFPAIGFTDDISVILLVIRQVKNDLEAYKQWRKKKRKSFIH, encoded by the coding sequence ATGGGGAAAAAAGCCGTAAAAAAGCATCACAAGCAAAGCCGGGCCTTGTTGAAAAAGGAACTGGAAAAGAAAGAGCGGAAGGCGGAGAAACTGCTTTGTTCGGCTGAAGGCTTCGAGAAGATGCTGGTCAAGACCGATCTGAAAATAACGAAAACCGTCAGGTTTCTCCATGATGTGATCGACGATCTCAGACTCTTTTTCGAACTGGTGCGGGACGTGGTCCGGAATCACTACACGGACATCCCGATCGGATCGGTGATCATTGTCGCCGGCGCCCTCCTCTATTTTCTCGCCCCCCTCGATGTCGTTCCCGATTTTTTCCCCGCGATCGGGTTTACCGACGACATTTCCGTGATTCTTCTCGTTATCCGGCAGGTAAAAAACGATCTCGAGGCCTACAAACAATGGCGGAAAAAGAAAAGAAAAAGCTTTATTCACTGA
- the priA gene encoding primosomal protein N', translating into MKAYIDVIFNLPVSRHFTYVLPDRLTAEPGQRVQAPFGSRKLTGYIVGIRSDPPAGCARIREIERIIDPSRVFDEKLLDLAHWVSTMYMCSPGEALAAMLPGGKKEKDPDYCLTDEGEWGTKKYELAPQQISAIGDICSHREGAFYLHGVTGSGKTDVYIRTAEHVLGGGRDVIYLVPEISLTHQVSEILLRRFGDAVAIVHSGLTPSQRLNEWMRILSGRARFVVGARSAVFAPVSRLGLIIVDEEHEGAYKSSSTPRYHARQVAMHRCTSEKALLIMGSATPSLEAYYRMKEGKLSSILLPERLSGGRMPAIEIVDMKHEKGPLSGELIEEIKKTHDEGRQTILFLNRRGFAYYFHCRSCGYEMKCKHCSVSLTFHKQRGEMVCHYCGYKTRPVEVCPECKSLDVGYSGFGTEKIEEEMKLIFPDLIVRRIDTDAVRKKRVLRTILSDFRQGKIDVLLGTQMVAKGLNFPKVKLVGIISADTALNLPDFRASERTFSLIVQVSGRAGRSHPDGKVIVQTIRPDSEAIRMAVSMRCEEYYETELDARRELEFPPFVRLIRIVFRGKDMRKTRAAAKALYSVLDNEISEFAEILGPAECPISIISANYRYQLIFRSREFGRLHRVVKKTFLSYKTATGVYCEIDVDPVSLL; encoded by the coding sequence ATGAAAGCCTATATCGATGTTATTTTCAATCTGCCCGTTTCACGACACTTCACCTATGTCCTCCCGGACCGCTTGACCGCTGAACCCGGTCAACGGGTGCAGGCGCCGTTCGGGTCCCGTAAACTGACCGGTTATATCGTCGGTATCCGCTCCGATCCGCCCGCCGGATGCGCCCGGATCAGGGAGATTGAACGGATCATCGATCCTTCACGTGTTTTTGACGAAAAATTGCTCGATCTCGCTCACTGGGTATCGACGATGTATATGTGCTCGCCGGGGGAAGCCCTTGCCGCCATGCTTCCGGGGGGTAAAAAGGAAAAAGATCCGGACTATTGTCTTACGGATGAAGGGGAGTGGGGGACGAAAAAGTACGAACTCGCGCCGCAGCAGATATCCGCGATCGGCGATATATGTTCGCACCGTGAAGGGGCTTTCTATCTTCACGGCGTCACCGGAAGCGGAAAGACCGATGTGTATATCAGGACGGCGGAACATGTTCTCGGGGGCGGAAGGGATGTCATCTACCTTGTCCCCGAGATTTCGCTTACCCATCAGGTGTCGGAAATCCTGCTTCGCAGGTTCGGCGATGCCGTGGCGATCGTTCATTCGGGGTTGACCCCGTCGCAGCGGCTGAATGAATGGATGAGAATTCTCTCCGGCCGGGCGCGGTTTGTCGTCGGCGCACGCAGTGCCGTTTTCGCACCGGTTTCCCGCCTCGGCCTGATTATTGTCGACGAGGAGCATGAAGGCGCGTATAAATCCTCCTCGACACCGCGTTATCATGCCCGTCAGGTTGCCATGCACCGGTGTACGAGTGAAAAAGCGCTGTTGATCATGGGAAGCGCCACGCCTTCGCTTGAGGCATATTACCGCATGAAAGAGGGGAAACTCTCATCCATTCTCCTTCCCGAGCGTTTGAGCGGCGGCCGTATGCCCGCAATCGAAATCGTCGACATGAAGCACGAAAAAGGACCGTTATCCGGAGAACTCATTGAAGAAATAAAAAAAACGCATGATGAAGGAAGGCAGACGATTCTTTTTCTCAACAGGAGGGGATTCGCCTACTACTTCCATTGCCGCTCGTGCGGGTACGAGATGAAATGCAAACATTGTTCCGTTTCGCTTACTTTTCACAAACAACGGGGGGAGATGGTCTGCCACTACTGCGGATACAAAACCCGTCCCGTCGAGGTGTGTCCCGAATGTAAATCGCTGGATGTCGGGTATTCGGGTTTTGGGACGGAGAAGATAGAGGAGGAGATGAAACTCATTTTTCCCGATCTCATCGTCAGGCGGATAGATACCGACGCCGTCAGAAAAAAAAGGGTGCTTCGAACGATTTTATCCGATTTCCGGCAGGGAAAGATCGATGTGTTGCTCGGTACGCAGATGGTTGCAAAGGGACTCAATTTCCCCAAAGTAAAACTCGTGGGAATAATCTCGGCGGATACCGCCCTGAACCTTCCGGATTTCAGGGCGTCCGAACGGACCTTTTCCCTGATCGTCCAGGTATCGGGACGTGCGGGGAGATCTCATCCCGACGGAAAAGTGATTGTCCAGACCATCAGGCCCGACTCGGAAGCGATCCGTATGGCAGTGTCGATGAGATGTGAGGAATATTACGAAACTGAACTCGATGCGAGAAGGGAGCTCGAGTTTCCCCCTTTTGTGAGGTTGATAAGAATCGTTTTCAGGGGAAAAGACATGCGGAAGACTCGCGCGGCCGCGAAGGCATTGTATTCGGTCCTCGATAATGAAATCAGTGAATTCGCAGAGATTCTCGGCCCGGCCGAGTGTCCGATATCAATCATATCCGCCAACTACCGCTATCAGCTCATTTTCAGATCGCGGGAGTTCGGACGGCTTCACCGTGTCGTGAAAAAGACATTCCTTTCTTATAAAACGGCAACGGGTGTTTATTGTGAGATCGATGTGGATCCGGTTTCGCTGTTATAA